One genomic segment of Streptomyces liangshanensis includes these proteins:
- a CDS encoding ABC transporter permease, whose product MPEPQLPPEDGIPDDGGAIAATGAGGAMDLATSEGATLENEPEGPEGGGSEGRARSLWSDAWRDLRRNPVFIISGLIILFLVVIAIWPYSIATQNPLSCNLVDSEQGARSGHPFGFDAQGCDVYTRTVYGARASVTVGVCASAGVALVGSILGGLAGFYGGGWDAVLSRITDIFFGIPVVLGGLVLLSVVSDSTVWPVVGFMIVLGWPQISRIARGSVITVKQHDYVQAARALGASNTRMLLRHIMPNAIAPVIVVATIALGTFISLEATLSYLGVGLKPPTVSWGIDISDASPNVRNAPHALLWPAGALAITVLAFIMLGDAVRDALDPKLR is encoded by the coding sequence ATGCCTGAGCCGCAGCTTCCCCCCGAGGACGGGATCCCCGACGACGGCGGTGCCATCGCGGCGACCGGTGCCGGCGGCGCGATGGACCTCGCCACCAGCGAGGGCGCCACCCTGGAGAACGAGCCCGAGGGCCCCGAGGGAGGCGGCTCCGAGGGGCGGGCGCGCAGCCTGTGGTCCGACGCCTGGCGCGACCTGCGCCGCAACCCCGTCTTCATCATCTCGGGGCTGATCATCCTGTTCCTGGTGGTCATCGCGATCTGGCCGTACTCGATCGCCACGCAGAACCCGCTCTCCTGCAACCTGGTCGACTCCGAGCAGGGCGCCCGCTCCGGCCACCCGTTCGGCTTCGACGCCCAGGGCTGCGACGTCTACACCCGTACCGTCTACGGGGCCAGGGCCTCGGTCACCGTCGGCGTCTGCGCCAGCGCCGGCGTCGCGCTCGTCGGCTCGATCCTCGGCGGCCTCGCCGGGTTCTACGGCGGCGGCTGGGACGCGGTCCTCTCCCGCATCACCGACATCTTCTTCGGCATCCCCGTCGTCCTCGGCGGCCTGGTCCTGCTGTCCGTGGTGTCCGACTCCACCGTCTGGCCCGTCGTCGGATTCATGATCGTGCTCGGCTGGCCGCAGATCTCCCGCATCGCCCGCGGCTCGGTCATCACCGTCAAGCAGCACGACTACGTCCAGGCGGCGCGGGCGCTCGGCGCCTCCAACACCCGGATGCTGCTCCGGCACATCATGCCCAACGCCATCGCCCCGGTCATCGTCGTCGCGACCATCGCGCTCGGCACGTTCATCTCGCTGGAGGCGACCCTCTCGTACCTCGGTGTCGGCCTCAAACCGCCCACCGTCTCCTGGGGGATCGACATCTCGGACGCCTCGCCGAACGTCCGCAACGCCCCGCACGCGCTGCTCTGGCCGGCCGGGGCGCTGGCGATCACCGTGCTCGCGTTCATCATGCTCGGCGACGCCGTACGCGACGCCCTCGATCCCAAGCTGCGCTGA
- a CDS encoding ABC transporter permease: MGRYVIRRLLQMIPVFIGTTLLIFLMVNVQGDPIAGLCGDKQCDPATITQLRKDFGLDKPLWQQYLTYMGHVFSGNFGTAFNGEKVIDLMGSAFPVTIRLTLVAIVFELVIGIIFGVITGLRRGSFVDTGVLLLTLVVIAVPTFVTGLLAQLLLGVKWNIIEPSVSSAAPLDELIVPGLVLASVSLAYVTRLTRTSIAENARSDYVRTATAKGLPRHRVVIRHLLRNSLIPVITFIGTDIGALMGGAIVTERIFNIHGVGFQLYQGILRQNTQTVVGFVTVLVIVFLVANLLVDLLYAVLDPRIRYA, from the coding sequence ATGGGACGTTATGTGATCCGGCGTCTGCTGCAGATGATCCCCGTCTTCATCGGCACCACGCTGCTGATCTTCCTGATGGTCAACGTGCAGGGAGACCCCATCGCCGGCCTGTGCGGCGACAAGCAGTGCGACCCGGCGACCATCACCCAGCTGCGCAAGGACTTCGGCCTCGACAAGCCCCTCTGGCAGCAATACCTGACCTACATGGGCCACGTGTTCTCCGGGAACTTCGGCACCGCGTTCAACGGCGAGAAGGTCATCGACCTGATGGGCTCGGCCTTCCCGGTCACCATCCGCCTCACCCTGGTCGCCATCGTCTTCGAGCTGGTCATCGGGATCATCTTCGGCGTCATCACGGGACTGCGCCGCGGCAGCTTCGTCGACACCGGCGTCCTCCTGCTCACCCTGGTCGTCATCGCCGTCCCCACCTTCGTCACCGGCCTGCTCGCCCAACTGCTGCTCGGCGTGAAGTGGAACATCATCGAGCCGTCCGTCTCCTCCGCGGCGCCGCTCGACGAACTGATCGTGCCGGGGCTCGTGCTCGCCTCGGTCTCCCTGGCGTACGTCACCCGCCTCACCCGGACCTCGATCGCCGAGAACGCCCGCTCCGACTACGTCCGCACCGCCACCGCCAAGGGCCTGCCGCGCCACCGCGTGGTCATCCGGCACCTGCTGCGCAACTCCCTGATCCCGGTGATCACCTTCATCGGGACGGACATCGGGGCCCTGATGGGCGGCGCGATCGTCACCGAGCGCATCTTCAACATCCACGGCGTGGGATTCCAGCTCTACCAAGGCATCCTGCGCCAGAACACCCAGACCGTCGTCGGCTTCGTGACCGTCCTCGTCATCGTCTTCCTGGTGGCGAACCTGCTGGTCGACCTCCTCTACGCCGTTCTCGACCCGAGGATCCGGTATGCCTGA
- a CDS encoding ABC transporter ATP-binding protein, with protein MAEAILEVRDLVKNFPLTRGILVRKQVGAVQAVSGVSFDLAAGETLGIVGESGCGKSTVAKMLVNLERPTSGEIRYKGDDISKLSGRALKAVRRNIQMVFQDPYTSLNPRMTVGDIIGEPFEIHPEVAPKGDRRRKVQDLLDVVGLNPEYINRYPHQFSGGQRQRIGIARGLALQPEIIVADEPVSALDVSVQAQVINLMERLQDEFNLSYIFIAHDLSIVRHISDRVGVMYLGRMAEVGTDAEIYDHPTHPYTQALLSAVPLPDPTAREHRERIILVGDVPSPASPPSGCRFRTRCWKAQEVCAREQPLLAVPEVFREASGPAAHLSACHFAEERRIVPAGPDESGDGTDSGDESE; from the coding sequence ATGGCCGAGGCCATTCTGGAAGTGCGTGACCTGGTCAAGAACTTCCCGCTGACCCGGGGAATCCTCGTCAGGAAGCAGGTCGGGGCGGTCCAGGCGGTCTCGGGGGTCTCCTTCGACCTGGCCGCCGGCGAGACCCTCGGCATCGTGGGGGAGTCGGGCTGCGGCAAGTCGACCGTGGCCAAGATGCTGGTGAACCTGGAACGGCCCACGTCCGGGGAGATCCGCTACAAGGGCGACGACATCAGCAAGCTGTCCGGGCGGGCGCTGAAGGCCGTGCGCCGGAACATCCAGATGGTGTTCCAGGACCCGTACACCTCGCTCAACCCGCGCATGACCGTCGGCGACATCATCGGGGAGCCCTTCGAGATCCACCCCGAGGTCGCGCCGAAGGGCGACCGGCGGCGCAAGGTCCAGGACCTGCTGGACGTGGTCGGCCTCAACCCCGAGTACATCAACCGCTATCCGCACCAGTTCTCCGGCGGCCAGCGCCAGCGCATCGGCATCGCCCGCGGGCTGGCGCTCCAGCCCGAGATCATCGTCGCCGACGAGCCCGTCTCCGCCCTGGACGTGTCCGTGCAGGCGCAGGTCATCAACCTGATGGAGCGGCTCCAGGACGAGTTCAACCTGTCGTACATCTTCATCGCGCACGACCTGTCGATCGTCCGGCACATCTCCGACCGGGTCGGCGTGATGTACCTGGGACGGATGGCGGAGGTCGGCACCGACGCCGAGATCTACGACCACCCCACGCACCCGTACACCCAGGCGCTGCTGTCGGCGGTCCCGCTGCCCGACCCGACGGCCCGGGAGCACCGGGAGCGGATCATCCTGGTGGGTGACGTGCCGTCACCGGCCAGCCCGCCGTCCGGCTGCCGCTTCCGTACCCGCTGCTGGAAGGCGCAGGAGGTGTGCGCGCGGGAACAGCCGCTGCTGGCGGTCCCGGAGGTCTTCCGGGAGGCGTCGGGGCCGGCCGCGCACCTGTCCGCCTGTCACTTCGCGGAGGAGCGGCGGATCGTGCCGGCCGGACCGGACGAAAGCGGTGACGGTACGGATTCGGGGGACGAAAGCGAATAA
- a CDS encoding ABC transporter ATP-binding protein, with the protein MLLEVRDLHVEFHTREGVAKAVNGVTYSVDAGETLAVLGESGSGKSVTAQAIMGILDMPPGKITGGQVIFQGQDILKLKEDQRRKIRGAKMAMIFQDALSSLNPVLTVGAQLGEMFIVHRGMSRKDAKARSIELMDRVRIPAAHERVNDYPHQFSGGMRQRIMIAMALALEPALIIADEPTTALDVTVQAQVMELLAELQRELNMGLILITHDLGVVADVADKIAVMYAGRIVESAPVFEIYKKPAHPYTVGLLDSIPRLDQKGSQLYAIKGLPPNLTNIPRGCAFHPRCPLAQDVCRKDVPPLFEVGDGRESACYFWRETLDGRGHSGSA; encoded by the coding sequence ATGTTGCTCGAAGTGCGCGACCTGCACGTGGAGTTCCACACCCGCGAGGGGGTCGCCAAGGCCGTCAACGGCGTCACGTACTCCGTCGACGCGGGCGAGACCCTCGCCGTGCTCGGCGAATCGGGCTCCGGAAAGTCCGTCACCGCCCAGGCCATCATGGGGATCCTGGACATGCCACCGGGGAAGATCACCGGCGGCCAGGTGATCTTCCAGGGCCAGGACATCCTCAAGCTCAAGGAGGACCAGCGGCGCAAGATCCGGGGCGCCAAGATGGCGATGATCTTCCAGGACGCGCTGTCCTCGCTCAATCCGGTGCTCACGGTGGGCGCCCAGCTCGGCGAGATGTTCATCGTGCACCGGGGGATGTCCCGCAAGGACGCCAAGGCCAGGTCGATCGAGCTGATGGACCGGGTACGGATCCCCGCCGCCCACGAGCGCGTCAACGACTACCCGCACCAGTTCTCCGGCGGCATGCGCCAGCGCATCATGATCGCGATGGCCCTGGCGCTGGAACCCGCGCTGATCATCGCGGACGAACCGACCACCGCGCTGGACGTGACCGTCCAGGCCCAGGTCATGGAACTGCTCGCGGAACTCCAGCGCGAACTGAACATGGGGCTGATCCTCATCACCCACGACCTCGGGGTGGTCGCGGACGTCGCCGACAAGATCGCGGTGATGTACGCGGGACGGATCGTCGAGTCCGCCCCCGTCTTCGAGATCTACAAGAAGCCCGCCCACCCGTACACCGTCGGCCTGCTCGACTCGATCCCCCGGCTCGACCAGAAGGGCTCCCAGCTGTACGCGATCAAGGGGCTGCCGCCGAACCTGACGAACATCCCGCGGGGCTGCGCGTTCCACCCCCGCTGCCCACTGGCCCAGGACGTCTGCCGCAAGGACGTGCCCCCGCTGTTCGAGGTCGGCGACGGCCGCGAGAGCGCCTGCTACTTCTGGAGGGAGACGCTCGATGGCCGAGGCCATTCTGGAAGTGCGTGA